The sequence ATATACCCGATCACAGATATATCCATCCGCCAGCACGTGACAACATCAACCAATCATAGCAGTCTGCTTCCTTGGTGACTCAGCAGAGTTCAGCCACTTAATAGGCAACAATGTCAAATATCTGGTGCACTGAGAGGTGCAAGTATGCACTTTTAACCAAGTTAATGTAGGAAGTATCTATATTggactggtgtcacagaccgaacggtcccccctaaaaatcagtccagtgATtccccgattatcaccttgtttcagcttaaaactgactttagaatgatttaaggggtTTCACTTTGCTATCTGAtgcttaataatcacattattccctttgatcgctttgggtgtagagtcagACTCAGTGAGTCAGATTCAGACATGTTGCTGTCGTGCTCTGATCGCGTACCccctcttttatgatgaaataatgctgaatttatgtggaaatgattgttgtacaaaagcttcagatatctgtcactgagagagatgatgactggagtgaagtttgaagcagaaatgaggtgataatctgtgaattgctacTGATGcgcccaaatgacgcatgcacagtgaaggcaggggcgaCTGTTCGGTTGGCGACAACGCTCCTGAAAAAAGATCACCACCAATTCTCAATTCCATACAGACAAAATTTCACATGCGTTATTTCAATACCATGATGACGCCATAGTCTTGTATGTAACTGAGAACAGGTTGTCCAACTTCAGGACCGGTCCAATATAGGTACACCTTCTAAAACAGGTTTTAGGACAGATGATGCAGGCAATGACTCGTGTTGACTTTCTTCAAAACGGGTGTCtagtcagtggtgacaagaagcagtttacttccTGGTTTTTAGCTTGTTGCCCATTAAAGCGTAGAGTCGCTTATCACCGGTTTGTGTTTACGTTCTAACTCTGCAATGGACTGATTACCCATCATATTGAGATCCCAAGTGAAAAGAACGCTAAACCTTCTACAAACAAAGCTAAGGTTGAAAAATCCTAGAAATCCCCTTTACGCATGAAAAGAATGTTGGAGATCACCTTTTGGGGTTTTGATGGATCCACTCTCTCCCATGGTTCTGGGTTAGCACTCTTATTCAAGCTAAAATAGAGATGAAACAATGTTACTTAAATATCTCTGGCACAGTACTTAATATAAACTACGTgtacacataaaaaacaaaacaaaaaaaaaaacaacttacatcaCATCAGGTTTGGTAAAGAGGAAATAGACGGAAGCAGCAACGGCTCCAAATCCAGCAAAACTAACAAACGCTACCAGAGGCATCAGCTGGAAACACATGAATTAATAATTACACCTTCAGTTCTAATGACATCTCAGACAAAATAATGAATGTCCAAACTCACTTCTTTTCTCTTCCAGAGCAGTTGAAAGAAGGTGGGCATTTTTTCTCCTGTTTCTTCTCTGACACTGAGGCTGATTGCGGTCCGACGCACCTGTCACACAGCTCAGGTCTCTGTGGAGCGACGAGGCGACAGGCacgtacacacgtacacacacgcgcacacacacacgtacacacacacgtacacacacacacacacacacacacacacacacacacacacacacacacacacacacacacacacacacacacacacacacacacacacacacacacacacacacacacacacacacacacacacagcttcctGTATCGAAATGCTCAGACGAAGCCAAATTAGCAATCCATCCATTTAGATCATGACCAATTCGCTTTTTTTCCCCGAGTGTACAACGCCCTCTAGTGGCCACAATAAAACATTAAGCATTTAACTAAAGAGACACAAACACTCAACTTGTACTCATTTTATTCACACATCCATTTTACACTGTTACACAAATCGTCTGTTCAGGTCACACatgataaacaagagcaatcagagatttctgacgttcgCCAATccgtccaaaattcagtggagtcttccatggcccaatatctattcgtggtgcaaatttggtgagaatcaatgGAGTAATTTtgccgtaatccttcaaagcccaaaaaaagtgaaatcctgatccagaatccggattcagatctggatcacctctaaaattcagtggagtcttccatgccccaatatctctctgtggtgcaaatttggtgagaatcaatgGAGTAGTTTtgccgtaatccttcaaagcatacataaagtgaaatcttgatccagaatccagattcggatccagatcacctccaaaatttaatggagtcttccatggactagtatgtatctgtgttgtaaatttagtcaaaatctgtgtagtagttttgacataatcctggtaacagacagacaaataaacgcagctGATTTTATTTCATCCTTGGCGGACGGAATACGATGAATCGatattaatatacgaggtctattagataataaaccgacctttttattttttcaaaaactatatggatttgaatgacgtgcgattagaggccggcatgaggacattatgcggacattccactgtttaaggacattttttaatgaaagacgtgcgcgcaaatttgccaagtcgtttccgtgacgactctgcaaatctgtgtgcgccacgacaggaaaaacacctccgtgttgaaaaccatttgtaaaattcaggcggcttttgatggctttcaacaagtgagtaactgagaaattgtttaacagcttgggcatgttccaacttgcccgttaagttttccaacggaggtgtttttcctgtcgcaaccccccgcggtcgggtccggcccaacatgcgactctgcccgcacattctttcattacaaaatgtccgttaacaatggaatgtctgaataaactcctcatgccgacttcttctgaaagttctctgttctctgacgacttactgggtcaacagagcctgaaatgtggaagttttcaacttgaaacggcgagacgctgccgcctcgaagcgcagatcgccgtcaggtgccgtgggccgtccttacggcgacactaccagaccaaaatctctcatcagccgttaaattttttttaccaaaaaacagctgaatttatcgaatggtgtccactcagttgtgccttacagttttgaaaaaattttgatcaaacaaagcagcagtctctgagccattcctaaacaatgaaaaaaacgacgagagtgtgggccactcctcactcaaagactgcccacaggcgaatgacgtaaccgacaggcgtgaaaaaactcttgcatgcccacgagggttcaagcatgtctgatgtaatcacacgtgattcaaatccatatggtttttgaaaaaaataataaggtcggatacttttctaatagaccttgtatatgaaGCTGTTGCACCTCAGATGTGCACGTTTGGTGTCAGTATCTGTGATGTGAGATTGCAAAGTGAAGCTATGTTGTTCATGATGGAGAAAACtatgtaaatgggctgcatttatacgtatggtgcttttccatctgcatcagatgctcaaagcgctttacaataatgcctcacattcaccccaatgtcaggatgctgccatacaaatgTATGTATTTTATAGTTCCGTATGACTTATTCCTAGTAGCTCTGTGGGATTATTtggttaccaatatgtagacctgggtttgattccgagCCACTCCGCCTAAATATAAGTAGGTGTGCACCTGCCTTGGTTGTTGAAATAACCAGTCAGACTGGTGTTCCACCCAGCAGGAGCTGTAAACTCTCATTTGCTTCCTTTAACCGAATCCGGGGAAAAGCACCAGCACCAACCGGCTTTAGGGTCTAGACAAGACTGACGATTACTTCTTTTACAAAAAGCATTGACATGTACCCTGAAACATGAAGTAATGCACCCCCGTATCTGCTAACACAACTGAAAAAGAATAAATGCTCTTATCTTGTAAACAGATGCATGATGCAAATTAGAAGTGGGTGTGGCTGAATTAGCATGTAGCCGGAAAACTTGTCTGGCAGTTTTTCATTCCCAAAGCATTTATCTGAAGACGATACAGCCAGTGCCGGTTGTAAACAGAAaaccaataaataaatgcagatactgtgccttttaatttatttatgccatttcaaatacaaaaagtaaatcagattctgactataaaaatttctaaagttatcttccttaaattcaaactcaaagcaaatcacaacttgatataaattagttaaaatataaaagccaagatgatgagatGCATACGTAATCAACCCctatggtataatacctgtaaataatcagttttattgccagttttcctcAGATTAAGTCAGGggacggatacatgaacattttcaagtcactgaatgtcttggacttgatttacatcagttatgaaggaatacaaacagtatggcactctatggtaaatctgtatggagcagacagttctcaaaaactgagtgactgtgcaagaagaagaatagtgaggaaagccaccaagacaatgaacattttcaagtcactgaatatgtcttggacttgatttacatcagttacaaaggaATTCAAACAGTTTGTCACTCTATGGtagatctgtatggagtagacagttcgcaaaaactgactgtgcaagaatgttgaagagtgaggaaagccaccaagacaccctagAAGACCTGCGTTCCCtttcttatgcaacccatcatcttggcttttatattttaaattaatttatattaagttgtagagatttgctttgagtttaaggaagataattttagaaatgtttatactgagaagcctgatttgctttttgtatttgaactaacataaatacataaatatattaaaatgtgtgaaataccgaggggccaaatacttttgcaaggcactgtatcaGGCAGTAAAACCTTTGTGATGTTAAGTGTGAAATGTTTCACATAAATACAAACTAAAATCCAATTATCCACTCTTGAACCTGTTGGTTTGGAAatagttttccttcatgtat comes from Thalassophryne amazonica chromosome 2, fThaAma1.1, whole genome shotgun sequence and encodes:
- the c2h15orf48 gene encoding normal mucosa of esophagus-specific gene 1 protein; this translates as MPTFFQLLWKRKELMPLVAFVSFAGFGAVAASVYFLFTKPDVILNKSANPEPWERVDPSKPQKLITINQQWKPVEELELLKKLSK